One window from the genome of Streptomyces sp. NBC_00708 encodes:
- a CDS encoding DUF3107 domain-containing protein codes for MEVKIGVQHTPREIVLESGLSAEEVESAVSEALAGKARLLSLTDEKGRKVLVPADRIAYVEIGEPSTRRVGFGAL; via the coding sequence GTGGAGGTCAAGATCGGGGTGCAGCACACGCCCCGGGAGATCGTTCTGGAGAGCGGGCTTTCCGCCGAAGAGGTCGAGAGCGCGGTCTCCGAGGCTCTCGCCGGCAAGGCGCGGCTGCTCAGCCTCACGGACGAGAAGGGCCGCAAGGTCCTCGTGCCGGCCGACCGGATCGCCTATGTGGAGATCGGCGAGCCCAGCACGCGACGGGTGGGGTTCGGCGCGCTGTAG
- a CDS encoding TetR/AcrR family transcriptional regulator: MTAIEQTEAARPRGTRLPRRARRNQLLGAAQEVFVAQGYHSAAMDDIAERAGVSKPVLYQHFPGKLELYLALLDQHCESLLQAVRTALASTTDNKLRVAATMDAYFAYVEDEGGAFRLVFESDLTNEPAVRERVDRVSLQCAEAISDVIAGDTGLSKDESMLLAVGLGGVSQVVARYWLSSRSAIPRDTAVQLLTSLAWRGIAGFPLHGIDQH, from the coding sequence GTGACAGCCATCGAGCAGACCGAGGCGGCGCGCCCGCGGGGCACTCGCCTGCCCCGCCGCGCCCGACGCAACCAGCTGCTGGGAGCCGCGCAGGAGGTGTTCGTCGCGCAGGGGTACCACTCCGCGGCGATGGACGACATCGCGGAGCGCGCCGGCGTCAGCAAGCCGGTGCTCTACCAGCACTTCCCGGGCAAGCTGGAGCTCTACCTGGCCCTTCTCGACCAGCACTGCGAGTCGCTGCTGCAGGCGGTGCGTACGGCCCTGGCGTCGACCACCGACAACAAGCTGCGCGTGGCCGCGACGATGGACGCGTACTTCGCGTACGTCGAGGACGAGGGCGGCGCCTTCCGGCTGGTCTTCGAGTCCGACCTGACCAACGAGCCCGCCGTGCGCGAGCGCGTGGACCGGGTCTCGCTCCAGTGCGCCGAGGCGATCTCCGACGTGATCGCGGGCGACACGGGCCTGTCCAAGGACGAGTCCATGCTGCTCGCGGTGGGCCTCGGCGGGGTGTCCCAGGTGGTCGCCCGGTACTGGCTCTCCAGCCGGTCGGCCATTCCGCGCGACACGGCGGTCCAGCTGCTCACCTCGCTGGCCTGGCGGGGCATCGCGGGCTTCCCCCTGCACGGCATCGATCAGCACTGA
- a CDS encoding alpha/beta hydrolase encodes MSSTELPGIRAAAAAVAPTVSAVRVAAGERLRSVELAGLTLTLRSRPSRGPGLPPALFVHGLGGSSQNWTALMPLLEERVDCEAVDLPGFGDSPPPDDGNYSVTGHARAVIRLLDAQERGPVHLFGNSLGGAVATRVAAVRPDLVRTLTLVSPALPEIRVQRSAAPTALLALPGVASLFARLTRDWTAEERTRGVMALCYGDPARVSDTGFRDAVAEMERRLELPYFWDAMARSARGIVDAYTLGGQHGLWRQAERVLAPTQLVYGGRDQLVSFRMARRASAAFRDARLLTLPDAGHVAMMEYPEAVAQAFRELLDECGGS; translated from the coding sequence ATGTCTTCGACCGAGCTGCCGGGAATCCGCGCCGCCGCCGCAGCGGTGGCACCCACGGTGAGCGCCGTCAGGGTCGCGGCGGGGGAGCGGCTGCGCTCCGTCGAGCTGGCCGGTCTGACGCTCACCCTCCGTTCGCGGCCGTCCCGGGGGCCCGGACTGCCTCCCGCGCTGTTCGTGCACGGCCTCGGCGGCTCCTCGCAGAACTGGACGGCCCTGATGCCGCTCCTGGAGGAACGGGTCGACTGCGAGGCGGTCGACCTGCCCGGCTTCGGCGACTCGCCGCCCCCGGACGACGGCAACTACTCGGTCACCGGGCACGCCCGCGCGGTCATCCGCCTCCTGGACGCCCAGGAGCGCGGCCCCGTCCATCTCTTCGGCAACTCGCTGGGCGGCGCGGTGGCCACCAGGGTCGCCGCGGTCCGCCCCGACCTGGTGCGCACGCTCACCCTGGTCTCGCCGGCGCTCCCCGAGATCCGGGTGCAGCGCTCGGCCGCCCCGACCGCGCTGCTCGCACTCCCGGGCGTCGCCTCCCTGTTCGCCCGGCTGACCCGCGACTGGACCGCGGAGGAACGCACCCGCGGAGTCATGGCACTCTGTTACGGCGATCCGGCACGGGTCTCCGACACGGGCTTCCGCGACGCGGTGGCCGAAATGGAGCGAAGGCTGGAACTGCCGTACTTCTGGGACGCCATGGCGCGTTCCGCCCGTGGCATCGTCGACGCGTACACGCTGGGCGGACAGCACGGGCTGTGGCGTCAGGCCGAGCGGGTGCTCGCGCCGACCCAGCTGGTGTACGGCGGACGGGACCAGCTCGTCTCGTTCCGGATGGCCCGCAGGGCGTCCGCGGCCTTCCGCGACGCGCGCCTGCTGACACTGCCCGACGCCGGGCACGTGGCGATGATGGAGTACCCGGAGGCGGTCGCCCAGGCGTTCCGGGAATTGCTCGACGAATGCGGCGGGAGCTGA